The Achromobacter deleyi region TTCCGCTGGGCTTTGCCGGCGCGATCAGCCCCAACATGACCGGCCGCGACAACGTGCGATTTGTCGCGCGGATCTATGGGGCGAACGTCGCGCAGGTGGAGCGCTTCGTGTACGAGTTTTCGGAGCTGGGGCGGGCATACGACCTGCCGGTGGTGACCTACGCCAACAGCATGCGTGCGCGCCTGTCCTACGGCATCTCCATGGCGTTGAAGTTCGACGTCTATGTCGTGGACGAGATGGTCGCGGTGGGCGACCCCGCGTTCAAGCGCAAGTGCCTGGAGATCTTCGCCGAGCGCTCGAAAGACGCCACGGTGATCATCGTGTCCAGTGTGACCACGTCGCCGGCCCGCTTCTGCTCGGTCGGCATGATTTTGCAGGACGGCAAGCTGAGCGAAGTGGCCCCCCTGAAGGACACCATAGCCCGCTACAGCGCAGTGCCCCAGGAGGCGGCGGCCGCCGTCTGATCCCACGCCGCCCGCGGGCGCCGTCCATTGAACCAACGAGTAACCAGATGACAAGTACGGAGAAAGTCTACACAGGGCCGCGTTTGCCCGACAGCACCACGCCGCCCACGATGAGCCGCCTGCGGTGGTCCGCCATCGCGGTGATCGGCGTGCCGGCGCTGCTGCTTGCGCTCTACCTGTTCTTTATCGCCGCCGGGCAGTACGTATCGGAAGCGCGCTTTGGCCTGCGAGCGGGGTCCCAGACCCAGGTGGCGGGGGCGGGTTCCCAAAGCCATCCGATGGCCGGCGGCGCTGGCGTGACGACGGAGCTATTCGTCGATTCCTTTGCGGTGGTGGATTACGTGAAGTCCCGCCAGATCGTGCAGGAACTGGACAAGACGCTGGACCTGCGCAAGATGTGGTCGGCCCCGGCGCTGGACTTCTGGTACGGCATGGACAAGGACGATACGGCGGAAGGCCTGTGGCGCCAATGGAACCGCATGGTCGACATCCAGTTCGACATGTCGACCGGCGCCATCATCCTCAAGGTGCGCGCATTCTCCGCGGAAGAGTCGCTGATGCTGGCGCAGGCGATCCTGGAGGCCAGCGAGAAGCTGGTCAACCAGATGTCGGTCAAGTCGCGCGAGGACAGTGTCCGCTTCGCGACCGAGGAAGTACGCCTGGCGGAGACGCGCCTGGTGGACGCCCGGGTCAAGGTGCAGGACTTGCGTGCACGCACCGGCGTGCAGGATCCGGTCAAGGAAGCCGAGGCCAATCTGGCCCTGGCGGCCAAGGTGCGCGGGGACATCGCCACCGTGGCGGCGGAGCTGGATGCGCTGCGCGGCGGTGGCCTGTACCGCGGTCCGGCCTATGAGCGGGTGCAGGCGCGCTACGAGGCGCTCAAGCGCCAGCTGATCGCGCTGAACGATCACCAGATCAGCGGCGGCCGCGACTCGGCGGGCAAGGGCGCCTTGTCCAGCCTGCTGCGCGAATACGAAGGGGCCGAGACCCAGCGGCAGTTCGCGGAAGCCTATTACACCGGCGCCATGAAGGCGCTGGAGGATGCGCGGGCGCTGGCATCGCGCCAGGTCCTGTACACGGTCGTCGCGTCGCAGCCGCAGCTGGCGGACGAGTCGCTGTATCCGCGCCGTATCGTCGACACCGCCTTGGGCATCCTGGCGCTTTTCATTCTCTGGATCGTGGGTGTGCTTGTGACCTACGCGATCAAGGACCACGCCTGAGCGGGCGGCTGACACAGGACAGGAGGTAAGGCATGTTCTCCCTGCTTTCCAAATTGCGCCGTCCGCGGCGCGCGGACACCGGCGACAAGGCAGCCAGCGGCAACGCGCCGCCGGCCGTGGCGATATCCGACCGGCTGGCGGCGGCCCTGGCGGACGCCAGCGACGACCATGCGGAACCCGAGCGCGATCTGCTGCAGCGCGCGCGGCATGCGCTGGAAACCCGCATCAAGGCGGGCGACCCGCTGGGTGCGGTCCCGGAGCTGCTGGGCTATGTGCAGCAGCATCCGCAGACCGAGCTGTTCCAGGTGCTCGTGGCGCGCAGCCTGGAGGCGGCGCACCGGCCGGACGACAGCCTGCTCGTGTGGCGCGGCATCCATCAGCGATTTCCCGATTCGCCCGATGCCTTCATCCTGATGTTGCGCGGCGTGAAGCGCCAATTGGGCGCGGATGCGGGCCGCAAGGAAATGGAGTTGTACTTTTCGGGCGGCAGCGTGGCGGCCAAGGATATCCAGCTGGAAGCCAAGAGCTGGGACGAACTGGGCGACCCGGCACAAGCCGATGCCTGCTTCGAGCGGCTCACGCAGGCGCATCCGCGCTTCGAGAACGGCTACGCGGCCTGGGCGCAGTCGCTCGTGCGCCGCGGTTTTCCGTGGCGGGCGCGGCAGGTGCTGGAAACGGGTATCGGCGTGTTGGGCGATGCGGCGCGCAAGCTGTCGCGCCGCCTGGGCGACCTGAACGTGGACCTGATCGCCCTGCGCCGGCTTGGGGTGGAGGGGGAGGCCGGGGATATTCCGGTCAGCATCCTGGTGCTGGAACGGCTGTTCGAAGAGATCGGCCGCCGCCGCAACGCCGAGTACGAAGCTTTCGATGAATCATTTGTCGGCCCGGTCCTGATGATCAACGGTTCGCTGGGCGCCGGCGGCGCCGAGCGGCAGTTCGTCAACACCGCCGTGGCGCTGCAGTCGGCAATCCAGGAGGGACGTTCCATTGCCGGCTATCCGGTGCTGGGCCCCGTCCAGGTGGTGTGCCGGTCGTTGCGCAGCCGCGAAGGCGCGGACTTTTTCGCGGCCGCGCTGAAGGAGGCCGATATCCCCGTGGCGGTCTACTCCGACATGGAAGCCTGGGGCGGATGCGAGGTGTCGTCCCTGCTCAGCACCTATCGGGACTACCTGCGCTTTCTGCCCAAGCAGATCGTCGAGGGCACCTCCAAGCTCACGGACGTGATGCGGGCATCGGTGCCGTCGGTGGTGCACATCTGGCAGGACGGCTCCATCTTCGCGACCGCGCTGGCGGCCTTGCTGGCGGGCGTGCCGCGCATTGTGCTGTCGGTGCGGACCATGCCGCCGGTGGACCGTCCGGACCGCTACCGCGTGGAGTACGACACGATCTACCGCGCGGTGCTGGGCATGCGGGGCGTGGCCCTGAGTTCGAATTCAAGCTTTGCCGCCAAGCGCTACGCGGACTGGCTGGGCCTGGACGAACGGCGCATCCCGGTGGTCTACAACGGGCTGGCGCCGCTGACGGCGGCGCAAGACGAGACCTGCACGCGGATGTGGCGGGACTTCAAGGCGACGGCGCCGGAGCAGGCCTTTGTGTTTGGCACCGTGATGCGCGTGGACGACAACAAGCGTCCCTTCCTGTGGGTCGAGGCCGCGCATCTGTATGCGCAGTCCAACCCGGACGCGCGCTTTGTCATGGTCGGCGGCGGACCGCTGCTGGAGCCGGTCAAGGAATTCGCGCAGCGCCTGGGCATGGACGGCCGCATCCTGTTCACGGGCATTTCCCGTCGCGTGGGCTTCTGGCTGTCGCACTTTGACGCCTTCATGCTGCTGTCCCGGTTCGAGGGCTTGCCCAACGTCCTGATCGAGGCGCAGTTCTCGGGGGTGCCGGTGATAACGACCCTGGCGGGCGGCGCGGGCGAAGCCGTACAGGAAGGCGTGACGGGCCTGACCCTGCCCAGCGGCGAGATCGAGGCGGCGCCCGTGGTGCGCGCCATGGAACGGATGCGGGAAATGTGCGGGAGCGATCCGGAGATCGGCGAGAAGGCCCGCAGCTGGGCGACCGCGCGCTTTTCGCTGGAGCGGATGATCGCGTCCACCGTCAATTGCTATGTCAATTCCTACTAGTGCCGGACAAGGCGGGAACGGCGAGGCCTCTGCCTTGCGGCTTTTCCACCCACGGCCGGAACATCGGAACGGAGTCATGAATACACGAGTTTTACGCTTTACCGCAGTCCTGGCCCTGGCATTGCTGTCGGGGTGCAGCCTGCTTTCGGGGTCGGGTCCCACCCGCTCGGCCATCCTGGACGGTCCCGTGGATACGGCGGCCGAAGCCAAGTATGAGGTGGTCGACCTGCAGGCGGGCACGATCGCGCCATACCTGCTGGACCGGGCCCGCAAGGATGACGGCATCACGTCGGAAGGCTATGCGGGCAACATCCGCGTCATGCCCGGCGACGTGATGCGAGTGCTGGTTGCCGACAGCGTCGAGGGCGGGCTGTTCGCGCCGCTGGCCGCTGGAGGCACGGTGTTCGACGCGGTGCGCGTGGACGCGAACGGGGCCATCTCGCTGCCGTATGCCGGCAGGCTGAAGGTGCAAGGCAAGTCCTTGCCCGCCATCGAGGAAATGATCAAGGGCAGCCTGCAGCACTCCGCCGCGGTCAAGCCGCAGGTGATGGTGGACCTGGCCGACGACCGCAGCAATTCGGTGCTGGTGGCCGGCGCGGTGCCGCGTCCCGGTCGGTTTGGCGGCATCAAGGCGCCCCTGACCGCGCTGGACGCCATCACCCTGGCGGGCGGATCGACGTTGCCCGCCTACCAGGCGGACGTGGTCATCCGCCACGGCCGCAACGTGACCCGCATTCCTTACTACCAGCTCCTCAATGGCAGGAACGTGGCGGTCGAGCCGCGTTCCGAACTGGTCGTCGAGCCCAACCTGAAGCGCTTTGTCGCGATGGGTGCGCTGACCAAGCCCGGCCTGCATGAACTGCCGTCCAACCAGACCAATCTGCTGGATGCGCTGGGCGTGGCTGGCGGGCTGAATGACCGGGCCGCGGACGCCACCGGGGTGTTTGTCTTCCGCCTGGATGGCAAGACCGCCGAGGGCGCGCCCAAGCCCATTGTGTTCCGCCTGAACATGCGCAACCCGGAATCCATGTTCCTGGCAAAGCAGTTCGAATTGCTTCCCGAAGACGTCGTCTACGTCAGCAATGCGCCTATGTACGAATGGGAAAAGATCATTACTCCCATCGTGCAGGTGTTGATTGTCGGCCAGCGCGTCGGTACCTATTGAATCTCTTAGAGGTATGAAATGTCCCACCAACCTGTGAACCTCTCGAATGTGAAGCTGGCCGTTGTCGGCCTGGGCTATGTTGGCCTGCCGCTGGCGGTGGAGTTTGGCAAGAAGCGTCCCGTGATCGGCTTCGACATCAACAACCGCCGGATCGACGGGCTGCAGTCCGGTTTCGACCAGACGCTCGAAGTCAGCAAGGCCGAGCTGGCCGAAGCCACGCAGCTGACGTACACGGCCGATCGCGCCCAGCTGGGCCAGGCCAACGTGTTCATCGTGACCGTGCCCACCCCGATCGACGAATACAAGCAGCCGGACCTGACGCCGCTGGTCAAGGCCAGCGAGACCATCGGCGCCGTGCTCAAGCGCGGCGACATCGTCATCTATGAATCCACCGTCTATCCGGGCGCGACCGAGGAAGACTGCGTGCCGGTGCTGGAGCGCGTGTCGGGCCTGAAGTTCAACGTGGACTTCTACGCCGGCTACAGCCCCGAACGCATCAACCCGGGCGACAAGGAACACCGCGTCAGCACGATCAAGAAGGTCACCTCCGGCTCCACGCCCGAAGTGGCCGAGCTGGTCGACCAGCTCTACAAGCAGATCATCACCGCCGGCACCCACAAGGCGTCCAGCATCCGGGTGGCCGAAGCCGCCAAGGTGATCGAGAACACGCAGCGCGACGTGAACATCGCGCTGATCAACGAACTGGCCCTGATCTTCAACAAGATGGGCATCGACACCGAAGCCGTGTTGCAGGCCGCGGGCACCAAATGGAACTTCCTGCCGTTCCGTCCGGGCCTGGTGGGCGGCCACTGCATCGGCGTGGATCCGTACTACCTGACGCACAAGGCGCAATCCATCGGCTACCACCCGGAGATCATCCTGGCGGGCCGCCGCCTGAACGATTCGATGGGCGGCTACGTGGTGTCGCAGCTGGTCAAGACCATGACCAAGAACCGCATCCATGTGCAGGGCGCGCGCGTGCTGGTGATGGGCCTGGCCTTCAAGGAAAACTGCCCCGACCT contains the following coding sequences:
- a CDS encoding glycosyltransferase translates to MFSLLSKLRRPRRADTGDKAASGNAPPAVAISDRLAAALADASDDHAEPERDLLQRARHALETRIKAGDPLGAVPELLGYVQQHPQTELFQVLVARSLEAAHRPDDSLLVWRGIHQRFPDSPDAFILMLRGVKRQLGADAGRKEMELYFSGGSVAAKDIQLEAKSWDELGDPAQADACFERLTQAHPRFENGYAAWAQSLVRRGFPWRARQVLETGIGVLGDAARKLSRRLGDLNVDLIALRRLGVEGEAGDIPVSILVLERLFEEIGRRRNAEYEAFDESFVGPVLMINGSLGAGGAERQFVNTAVALQSAIQEGRSIAGYPVLGPVQVVCRSLRSREGADFFAAALKEADIPVAVYSDMEAWGGCEVSSLLSTYRDYLRFLPKQIVEGTSKLTDVMRASVPSVVHIWQDGSIFATALAALLAGVPRIVLSVRTMPPVDRPDRYRVEYDTIYRAVLGMRGVALSSNSSFAAKRYADWLGLDERRIPVVYNGLAPLTAAQDETCTRMWRDFKATAPEQAFVFGTVMRVDDNKRPFLWVEAAHLYAQSNPDARFVMVGGGPLLEPVKEFAQRLGMDGRILFTGISRRVGFWLSHFDAFMLLSRFEGLPNVLIEAQFSGVPVITTLAGGAGEAVQEGVTGLTLPSGEIEAAPVVRAMERMREMCGSDPEIGEKARSWATARFSLERMIASTVNCYVNSY
- a CDS encoding ABC transporter ATP-binding protein is translated as MEDNVLELRHISKGFRSKKGVKRVLNDISFKFREGENMAILGGNGSGKSTLARMICGMELPDSGQVHRQGTVSFPLGFAGAISPNMTGRDNVRFVARIYGANVAQVERFVYEFSELGRAYDLPVVTYANSMRARLSYGISMALKFDVYVVDEMVAVGDPAFKRKCLEIFAERSKDATVIIVSSVTTSPARFCSVGMILQDGKLSEVAPLKDTIARYSAVPQEAAAAV
- a CDS encoding capsule biosynthesis protein, with the protein product MTSTEKVYTGPRLPDSTTPPTMSRLRWSAIAVIGVPALLLALYLFFIAAGQYVSEARFGLRAGSQTQVAGAGSQSHPMAGGAGVTTELFVDSFAVVDYVKSRQIVQELDKTLDLRKMWSAPALDFWYGMDKDDTAEGLWRQWNRMVDIQFDMSTGAIILKVRAFSAEESLMLAQAILEASEKLVNQMSVKSREDSVRFATEEVRLAETRLVDARVKVQDLRARTGVQDPVKEAEANLALAAKVRGDIATVAAELDALRGGGLYRGPAYERVQARYEALKRQLIALNDHQISGGRDSAGKGALSSLLREYEGAETQRQFAEAYYTGAMKALEDARALASRQVLYTVVASQPQLADESLYPRRIVDTALGILALFILWIVGVLVTYAIKDHA
- a CDS encoding polysaccharide biosynthesis/export family protein; protein product: MNTRVLRFTAVLALALLSGCSLLSGSGPTRSAILDGPVDTAAEAKYEVVDLQAGTIAPYLLDRARKDDGITSEGYAGNIRVMPGDVMRVLVADSVEGGLFAPLAAGGTVFDAVRVDANGAISLPYAGRLKVQGKSLPAIEEMIKGSLQHSAAVKPQVMVDLADDRSNSVLVAGAVPRPGRFGGIKAPLTALDAITLAGGSTLPAYQADVVIRHGRNVTRIPYYQLLNGRNVAVEPRSELVVEPNLKRFVAMGALTKPGLHELPSNQTNLLDALGVAGGLNDRAADATGVFVFRLDGKTAEGAPKPIVFRLNMRNPESMFLAKQFELLPEDVVYVSNAPMYEWEKIITPIVQVLIVGQRVGTY
- the tviB gene encoding Vi polysaccharide biosynthesis UDP-N-acetylglucosamine C-6 dehydrogenase TviB, coding for MSHQPVNLSNVKLAVVGLGYVGLPLAVEFGKKRPVIGFDINNRRIDGLQSGFDQTLEVSKAELAEATQLTYTADRAQLGQANVFIVTVPTPIDEYKQPDLTPLVKASETIGAVLKRGDIVIYESTVYPGATEEDCVPVLERVSGLKFNVDFYAGYSPERINPGDKEHRVSTIKKVTSGSTPEVAELVDQLYKQIITAGTHKASSIRVAEAAKVIENTQRDVNIALINELALIFNKMGIDTEAVLQAAGTKWNFLPFRPGLVGGHCIGVDPYYLTHKAQSIGYHPEIILAGRRLNDSMGGYVVSQLVKTMTKNRIHVQGARVLVMGLAFKENCPDLRNTRIVDIIRELGDYNVDVDVYDPWVDAEEAVHEYGLTPVNQPEEGKYDAVILAVAHNQFKAMGAEGIRKLGKAQHILYDLKYVLTPAESDLRL